In one window of Gossypium arboreum isolate Shixiya-1 chromosome 4, ASM2569848v2, whole genome shotgun sequence DNA:
- the LOC128291614 gene encoding isovalerate--CoA ligase AAE2-like, with protein sequence MAGAVFSPLNIHQDSTALAAQYKLIEAKVIFIDNQFLNLVIEAFEILVKTCTDFEFPLVVLMLETDPYAKTAADDNQFLGYKTYDSLLNVENNSGFEILRPQGEFDPISIVFTSGTTGEPKAVVHSHRGAYLATEMKAMPIYLWTVPMYHCNGWCFTWSTASLGGTNICLRTYDAKFIFDAIVEYNVTNLGGATPVLSLIANANQNPLPFKVNIMTGGAPPLPQVVLKIEELGLILTHSYGMSEMLGPGTVYPWRPEYGSLSLQQQAKTKALHGLNHMLMEAVDVKDPVTMESVSFDGSL encoded by the coding sequence ATGGCGGGCGCTGTCTTTTCGCCATTGAACATACACCAGGATTCAACTGCATTAGCTGCACAATACAAACTAATTGAAGCTAAAGTCATATTCATCGATAATCAGTTCCTCAATCTCGTCATTGAAGCCTTCGAGATCCTCGTCAAAACATGCACCGATTTCGAGTTTCCTCTTGTCGTTTTAATGTTAGAGACTGATCCATATGCTAAAACAGCCGCCGATGATAATCAGTTTTTGGGTTACAAAACTTATGATTCGCTTCTCAACGTGGAAAACAATTCTGGGTTTGAGATTTTAAGGCCACAGGGTGAATTTGATCCGATTTCCATTGTGTTTACTTCAGGCACGACGGGGGAACCAAAAGCAGTGGTTCATAGTCATAGAGGAGCTTACTTAGCAACCGAAATGAAAGCCATGCCGATTTATTTATGGACAGTCCCGATGTACCACTGTAATGGGTGGTGTTTCACTTGGTCAACCGCCTCACTCGGTGGCACTAACATTTGCCTTAGAACATACGACGCCAAGTTCATATTCGACGCCATTGTTGAATACAACGTCACCAACCTCGGTGGTGCAACGCCCGTTCTTAGCTTAATCGCTAATGCGAACCAGAACCCACTTCCATTCAAGGTTAATATAATGACCGGCGGTGCTCCACCACTGCCACAGGTGGTTTTAAAGATCGAAGAGCTTGGGTTAATTCTTACTCACTCGTATGGGATGTCGGAAATGTTAGGACCTGGAACTGTGTATCCATGGCGGCCTGAATATGGCTCTTTGTCCCTTCAACAACAAGCCAAAACCAAAGCTCTTCAT